Within the Gimesia sp. genome, the region CACGAAATGTTGTGAGTGGAAAGGAACCGGGGCTAAAAGTCTGACCGCATTTATTGAGGGATCTCCCGTTGTCGTGAGACAACAGGAGGTTGTGGAGCACGCGTGCTGTTATAGTTCAACGAACCTCAGCTTATCGGGGCTTTGTTCTGCAGGGGGCGATTTCTCTGCGACCTCCTGTTCGCTGCGCTCACCCCGAATTGCATTCGGGGTTACCCATTTTTCTTTGCCGCGAAAGATACGAAATTTTTATGCGAGGTCAGCACAGTCGGGCGAGCCGACTGTGGCCCCCGTCGTTTGCCGGGGTGGTGAAAGGGGGGCTGGAAGGTTTCCCTGTCCGTTTCCTGCTCGATGCGCTTGAATCGATGGTTCATTATGCACGTCATAAAAACTTCTGTACGCGATTAGTGTGACAGGGTAAGATCAGCGGGTATGTACGGGGATTGAACAGACTGCTTTCATGTTTTTAATGTTGCACCCAGGAAAGAAGCCGAATGAAGGACGAACAGACGATTGACTGTTTAACCTTTGAGGCGTGTCTACCGGATGATTCCGTGTGGAGCCAGGATGGGGATCTGATGGTGCCGGGAGGCAGGGCGATTGCTGCGGTTCTGATTGAACTGTTCAAAGAAGCCGGAGTGAATGTCGAGCCTGCTGAGCAACAGGAGTACTATGCCTGGCTGATCCCGGTGGAGTCGGACGGTTTGCGTCTAGAGTTTTATCTGCACGACTTACATCCGTGGCTGCTGATCTGTGAATCACAGGGACGCTGGTATCAATTGCAGAAGAAGCGGCAGAAGCTGAAGGTACTCTATGAACGTGTTCTGACGGAGCTTAAGGAACGACTTCAATCCGATTCGCGGTTTTCTGATGTTCGGGCAGGATCGAGAGAGACACTGCTTTGAAAAACTGTGATATTGCAGGGGATTGGGGCCAGATGAAGAATTCAGGATTTTAAGGGACCACGAAAGGCACGAAAATTTTGTGCATCGTTGATCGCAGGGAATAAGATGGAGGGGTTGACCTTCTCTGTTTTCAAAAATTGATTCTGTGTCAGGAACAGGTAACCGAAAATGGCATCTTCCGACAAGAGCGCGCAGCCCAGGGAAAAGGTTTTCACTCTCGGGAATACCATTGTGATGCTGCTGTTTCTGGGGGTGATCTATTTTCTTTTTTTCCATGGTTTCGTGTTTGCGAATGCGGCGAATGCGGAGTTGCTGGCGATCTATGAGGTTGCTGAAGTGGGGGGCTCTTTGCGTGAACTGGATGAACAAGTTGCGAAGCTGCCTCAAACGTGGATCACTGCTTCTTCGCATGAGGATTTGCGAATCTTTTCCACCCCGCTCCAATTTGGTGCTTCAGAATGGTACCTGAGAATCGAGGCAGAAGAAGGGCTGATTACGTGTGTCCGGATTCATACGGCGGACTCGATTCGCTTTCACCCCGAGGCGGCGCCGCCTGATAAGGGAGAGTGCTCATTCGAGACATACTGATGTGAGTGTCTGGTGTGCATCTCGCGTGAAGGGGGCGGATGTGTAGAATGAGGCAGGTTTGCGTTATGAGCGGAATTGCGTTCGGCATTGACTCTCGATCAGCATCAACCTTTTTACCGGCGGCTGGTGCCTTGCCGCTCACGGTTGGTGGGCTGTGATTCCCTTTGGATGTTGATACCGGTGGTATGTCGTCAGGCGGGCGAACACATGGGTGCGCCCCTACGACAGACAGGGGATTGGTTTCTCTGTTGTGGATTGTGAGATTGCTCTGACCGTTTCCTGTTCGCTGCGCTCACCCCGAATTGCATTCGGGGTTACCCGTTTTCTTTACCGCGAAAGGCACGAAAATATTTTGTGCGAGGTCAGCACAGTCGGGCGAGCCGACTGTGGCACCCGTTGTGTAATTGGTTTTTTGAGAGGTTGTCATGTTGAGAACGAAATTCGTGAACGGAGACAGGGAGGCCAGGACAGAATTTTGTCCCGATGTGGCCGGATTTTGTCCTGGTGTGTCCCGGTTTTTGTCCCTGTGTGACCGGAGTCTGTCCTGGTTTGCCCTGAACAATATGTGGGAAACATTTCGCATGAGTTCTGTTTGCTCCAGTGAAAACCTGTTGAAAAGCGGTGTGGATTCAGGTGCTGTTGCGTCAGTGGTGTCTGGTGTTCCGGTGCACGCTGACCTGCCTCGCGCGCGAGCCAGAGGGGAACAGCATACGATTCGGGAGGGGCGGATCAAGAGGAGTTTGTGCAGTAAATACGGGGAAAATGAGCACCTGATTACGGGGCGCGTGTCAGGGGAAACGACAAATAAGTTCCTCAATCTCGTATTTCTGGTATATAATGGCTAAGATAATCGCTTCGAACCAAGAACTGTCTGAATCTTCACAACTGACATACATCGGCACTATGGGGTGCCTGGATCTGATTTATGAAACATCTGTCTCAAGCAGAAGAAATTGAGGAAATCCGCCAGCTGGTGCGGAAGAGCGGCCTGCGGAGTACGGCGGCCCGGATTACCGTGATCCAGTTTTTACGAAAGGCGAAGTCTCCGCTGACGCACGCGGAGATTGCAGAAGATCTGACCCCCATGGGCTTTGATAAAGCGACCGTGTATCGCAACCTGATTGACCTGGCGGATGCAGGTCTGGTGAAACGGACCGAGCTGGGCGATCATGCCTGGCGGTTCGAATTACGGAACCCGGATGAGCCGGAAGATGCAGAGCATCCGCACTTTGTCTGTACCGAATGCGGCAGTGTTTCCTGTCTGCACGATGTGGAATTCAAGACTCCCAAGAACAAGCAGTGGGCGGCGGTCGGTAAAGTGACCGAGATCCTGCTCAAGGGAATCTGCAGCGAGTGTGAAGAGGAAGAGTGAGCGCTGGTCAGTGGTCGTGCTTGTGCTCGTGCGAATGACCGTCGTCTGATTCTTCCGCGTGCGAACCGTGGTTGTGAACGTGTTCGGGTTCGAGAAAGCCGATGCCATACGCGAGGGCGATGCCGAGCAGGAGTACGAACGAGAGTCGGAAGCGGTTATGCGAATGGAATTCCATTTCCGGCAGCAGGTCGCCCAGTGAGATACAGATGAAGACGCCCGCGGCGAAGGCCAGGGCACAGCCGATGATGATGTGCTGGTTATCGGAAAACTGCTGCACGCCCAGGAAGAAGAGCAGGGCACCGAGGGGGCACATCAACGCGAAGCCGATGTTGACGGCGTTTCTCCAGCCGGCGGACCAGCCACCCGCGGCCATCAGTGATGTGATCGAAACGGCATCTAGTGGTTTGTGTAGTGCGATCGCCAGAAAAGTTCCGAGGCCGAACAAAGAGAGAAAGACTTCGTGGTGTTGCTCGGCTATGATACTGGCGCCGAGAGCGAGCCCGTCAATCAGTGTGTGCAGGGCCAGACCCAGGGCGATGCCGACCCAGCTCAAATGATGCGAGTGGGCATGCGTGTGCGAATGGACCGGCGCGTGCGCGTGATGCTGATCGCAGTCGTGATCGTGGTCATGGTCATGGTCATGGTCGTGGGGGTGTCCTTCTTCTTCGAGTTCCACGGTACCGTGCTGGTGAAAGTGGAAGGTTCTCAGCAGGAAGAAGAGCGTGATGATGCCGGTCATCATCCACCAGACGGCGCGGTCAATCGATCCCATTTCGGCGACCGCGTGTGGCAGAAGATGAAAGACGCCGATGCCCAGCATGAGTCCGCCGACAAAACTGATGAGCGTTTCCATGCGGGTGTGTGTCAGTTTGACAAACGAGGGGAGCCAGCCTCCCATTAAGGACGAGAAGACAATCAACGCGCAATAAATGCCGAGCAGCGTGTATGACCAGCCGGTGTTGTTTTCGGAGGCCGGTTCTGTCGTGGATTCCTCAGTGGCGGTGCTGGTTGTTTTTTCCGGGTGCGGGTGAGTGTGTTCGGCAGCCGCGGCCTGGGTGGGGCGCGAGGTGAAAAAGCCGGGCGCTACCAGGAAGGTGACCAGGGGAATCGTGAGCAGCAGAAAGGTCAACCGCACGTCGTTTTTGAGGTGTGACAGGGGTTTCATGGGATCAGAACAATCAGCAGTGAGCGTGAACTTGAAGCGGACTTAGCGGGAATGGAATTCTCTATCGGCGTTCAAGTATTGTAATAGCAAATAAATTGCGATTGAATTTAGCTTTTACGATGAATCAAGACAAGAGCCGTCCCGTGTTGATTGGGGAAGTTTCTGAACTTCTGCACCGCGGTTGGGGCGTTGGGGAGGCGATTCAGCCCCGATCTGGCTGTGTGGAGGGTATTACCCCGGTTTGAGACACTGTTTGCCGGCTCAAAGCAGCGCTTCTTTAAGAGGGTTTATTAAAGGGATGTTTGTCTCCACTAAAGATAAGTGCAGTTATTGACTCACTTTACCCTGTTAAACTCTTCCGGTTAGGGGTTCTGTTCGGAGTGTTCCTAAGGTGCGGGCGATTGTGAAGCGTCTTAACCGTATCTTAATATTTGCTTCAAAAAAGATCCGCCGATAAGCGAATACAGGATCTCGTTGTTTTTGCAGGCATGTGGAAATACGGATTAATTAGTAAAACCGCCTGGTAAGGAAACCGGGCCATGAACATCAGGGATGAAGATGCGCACATTCATTAAGACTGCAGGTTTCCTGCTCTTACTGGGGACACTGTTTCGTACAACCAGTGTCATTGCGGAAGATGCTCGAATCGATTCTGCTCAACTGGAGCGCCTGCTGGACCGTTTAGAAGCAGCAGAACAACGGATCCAGGAGCTGGAGCAGAAGAAAGAGGAGCCAAAGCAGCAGACTCCTCCTCCGGCCCCGGCTTCGCGGATGGCGCCGCCCCCTCAGCTGGAAAAAGCGAGTGGGGGACTGGACGACTCCGAGCAGCTGTTGATCAACAACTTCTACGATGAAGCGGGAGACAACGCTCTGGAGAGCCGCCTGTCGACCCTGGAAGAGGACTGGAAAAAGTTCTCCGAATCAGAGCAGGCCAAGAAAGCCGAAGATGCTGCCAAGCCGACCACATTGAAAGTCTTTGGTCGTATTCACCTGGACGGCTGGAACTTCTCTAACAGCACTCCGGGGATCGAGTCCTTTAATGATCCAACCGATCCAACCGATCCGCAGAACCGTGTTGGGTTCCGTCGCGTTCGTATCGGCGTGTCTGGTAAAATCAAAGACAACATGCTCTACAAATTCGAGTATGACTTCGCCGATCCTGGTGACCCCGCGTTCAAAGACGTTTACATGGGGTGGAACGATCTGCCTGTCTTTCAGACGCTGTTAATTGGTAACCAGAAGCGTCCGCTGGGTATGGATCACCTTAACAGTAGTCGTTACAACTGGTTCATGGAACGTCCGCTGGTGATCGAAGCGTTCAACCAGGATGCACGTCGTTTGGGTATTTGTGCCTACGGCGTTTCGGATGATGAGACCTGGAACTGGCGTTACGGTATCTTCAACCTGGAAGATGTCTCGAAAGACGGGGCGTACATTGGCGATGCGGGTCAGTATTCGCTCAATGGTCGTTTTGCCGGGACCCCCTGGTACGATGAAACCTCGGGTGGTCGCGGTTACCTGCACCTGGCTGTCGCCGACATGTGGGCCAAGCCGGATGGCGATCCGAGTGCGACCGCTTCCAATGATAACGAAGCCCGTTTCCGGACCCGTCCTGAAGCCCGTACCAGCAGCCGCTGGATTGACACCGGCGCGATTGCAGGAGCCGAATGGTTCAACACACTGGGTTTCGAAGCGATGTTGAACATTGGATCTTTCGGGGTCGTCAGCGAATACCAGGTGACTCATGTGGGCCGTGGTTCGCAGGGATCTCAGCTGACGTTTGAAGGTGCTTATGTCGAGGCTGGTTACTTCCTGACTGGCGAATATCAGCCGATCGACCGCAAGTCCGGAACCATTGGCCGCGTCAAGCCGCTGGAGAACTTCTTCCTGGTTCGTACTTGTGACGACGAAATCGGTGGTGGCTGGGGTGCGTGGCAGGTTGTGGCCCGTTACTCCTACCTGGACCTGTCTAACGGAAATATCACCGGTGGTGATGAGACCAACTTCACCTTTGGTATGAACTGGTGGTGGAATTCTCACTCGCGTGTGCAGTTCAACTACATCCATGCTCAGATTGATGACCGTGGTCCGATCAACGGATATACCGGTGGTCGATCCGACATCTTCGGTGCCCGGTTTATGGTGGACTTCTAAGCCAGGTTCCAACTCAGCGACTATCAATATTTGAAATTTAAAATCTCAGGAAGTGAGAATTATGAAATACTTAGCAATCGTTGTGCTGGCAGTCACGGTCAGCCTGTCGGGGGGAACTCAGAGCTCAGCCGGAAACGGCACCCCCTGTTGCGACAAAGCAAACGGTGCGTGCGGCAGCTGCAACAGTTGTTCTCAGGGTTGTAAGACCTGCCGGCTGTATGTCGAGAATCTGAAAGTAAAGAAGCATTGTTTCTTTACTGAATGCAAAGACATCTGTATTCCTCCCGTGCGGTTTCCCTGGCAGAAGTGCTGCGACCTGAAGTGTGGGAAGGTCAAGACTGTGCGTGTGCTGAAAAAGCACGAATACAAGTGTGATAAATGTGGATACAAGTGGACGGTGGAAGATCTCTGCGGGAACTGCAACAGTGGTGCCTGCGAGGCCATGCCTCCCGCTCCTGCGAAGTCAGCCCAGGCGCAGCCTCCGCTGGCACCAGCGACTTCAATCAGAAAAAAGTAATCTGACGTTTCAGAATCACTCTGAATGAGCTCTGCCGGTAATCTGTGCTGCCTGAAAACAGCGACCGATTACCGGCTTCGTTTCACGAAGAGGCTTTCGCCTGCGGGCGGTGAACCAGCGAGTAGACACAGGGGATCAGGACAAGCGTCAGGAGTGTGGAGACAACCATTCCCCCCAAGAGTGCCCGTGCGAGTGGAATCATGGCCTCGTTTCCGGGTGAGAGCTGGAACGACAGCGGCAGCATGGAAGCGACCAGGGTCAGGGAGGTCATCAAAATGGGTCTGAGGCGCACCTGGGCAGCGGAGAGTGCTGCCTCGCGTGGTGTCAGACCTTCCCTGCGGCGCTGGTTGGCGAATTCAACGAGCAGAATGGAGTTGTTGACGACGACGCCGATCATCATCAGGGTGCCCATCAGCGACTGAATATTGATGTAGGTGTCGGTCAGGTACAGAATCAGGAGGACGCCTCCCAGTCCGAGGGGAACCGCCAGCATGATGATCAGCGGATCGACGAAGGAGCGGAACTGGGCCATTAAAACGAGGTAGACCAGAGTGCCGGCGACGATGAGTCCGGTTCCCAGCAGGCTCATGCCGGTCTGCATGGTTTCTACGGGGCCGCGAATTGTCGTCGAGACGCCGTTTTCAAATTCGAGTTGTTTGAGTGTGTTTCTGATATCCTGGGCGACCGAGCCGACATCCCGGCCGGCGACATTCACGTAGACGTCATTGACGCGTGAAATATTGTAATGCGCGATCTCGCCGGGGATGGTAACCCGCTTGACGGTGGCGATGTTCGACAGGGGGATCGTGACTGGCCCGGTGGGAGTGCTGAGCGAAAGAGGGATGTTGCGAACTTCGTCCAGCGTCTGGAACTCATTCGATTTGTATTGCACGCCCATGAAGAAGTCGACGCCGGACTTGGGATCGATCCAGATGGTGGGCGAATAGCCGACGCTCGATCCCAGGGCGGTCAGGACGGTCTGGGCGACTTCTTCCTGGTCGACCCCCAGGTACTTGGCGCGGGTGCGATCCACCTGAATATCGAATTGTGGATAGTCCAGCGACTGCGCGATCTGGACGTCCTCGGTTCCGGGGATCTGCTGGACTGCGGCGACGACTTTTTCGGCAGCGTTGCGACACTGGTCGAGAGTACCTGCGGCGACTTGCACGTTAATCGGGGTAGGGACGCCTTCATTCAATGCCAGGTTGACAATGCCGCCGGAGACGAACAGGAACTGTTCCAGAGGATACTTCTCAGCAAGCTTCTGACGCAGTTGCTGAATATAGATTTTTGTACTCGTGGACCGATTGTCCTGTTTCAGATTGACGATCAGGTAGGCAGTGTCGGGTCCGGAATTGGAGCTGAGGACAGT harbors:
- a CDS encoding transcriptional repressor, producing MKHLSQAEEIEEIRQLVRKSGLRSTAARITVIQFLRKAKSPLTHAEIAEDLTPMGFDKATVYRNLIDLADAGLVKRTELGDHAWRFELRNPDEPEDAEHPHFVCTECGSVSCLHDVEFKTPKNKQWAAVGKVTEILLKGICSECEEEE
- a CDS encoding ZIP family metal transporter → MKPLSHLKNDVRLTFLLLTIPLVTFLVAPGFFTSRPTQAAAAEHTHPHPEKTTSTATEESTTEPASENNTGWSYTLLGIYCALIVFSSLMGGWLPSFVKLTHTRMETLISFVGGLMLGIGVFHLLPHAVAEMGSIDRAVWWMMTGIITLFFLLRTFHFHQHGTVELEEEGHPHDHDHDHDHDHDCDQHHAHAPVHSHTHAHSHHLSWVGIALGLALHTLIDGLALGASIIAEQHHEVFLSLFGLGTFLAIALHKPLDAVSITSLMAAGGWSAGWRNAVNIGFALMCPLGALLFFLGVQQFSDNQHIIIGCALAFAAGVFICISLGDLLPEMEFHSHNRFRLSFVLLLGIALAYGIGFLEPEHVHNHGSHAEESDDGHSHEHKHDH
- a CDS encoding porin; translation: MRTFIKTAGFLLLLGTLFRTTSVIAEDARIDSAQLERLLDRLEAAEQRIQELEQKKEEPKQQTPPPAPASRMAPPPQLEKASGGLDDSEQLLINNFYDEAGDNALESRLSTLEEDWKKFSESEQAKKAEDAAKPTTLKVFGRIHLDGWNFSNSTPGIESFNDPTDPTDPQNRVGFRRVRIGVSGKIKDNMLYKFEYDFADPGDPAFKDVYMGWNDLPVFQTLLIGNQKRPLGMDHLNSSRYNWFMERPLVIEAFNQDARRLGICAYGVSDDETWNWRYGIFNLEDVSKDGAYIGDAGQYSLNGRFAGTPWYDETSGGRGYLHLAVADMWAKPDGDPSATASNDNEARFRTRPEARTSSRWIDTGAIAGAEWFNTLGFEAMLNIGSFGVVSEYQVTHVGRGSQGSQLTFEGAYVEAGYFLTGEYQPIDRKSGTIGRVKPLENFFLVRTCDDEIGGGWGAWQVVARYSYLDLSNGNITGGDETNFTFGMNWWWNSHSRVQFNYIHAQIDDRGPINGYTGGRSDIFGARFMVDF